TAAAACAATTAAAGGAAAGGCACATGATTCAAGGGCAATGTTTGTGTGGCGCTGTGCAGTATCAATATCATGGGGAAATTGAAAACAGCATTTTATGTTATTGCAGCGATTGCCAACGGGCACAAGGCTCTATTGCGGGCTGGAACAGTCCAGTCGAGCAAAGTAAATTTGAACTGATTACTGGGCGTGAGCAGCTAAAAGAATATTTTCACACGCCAAATAAGGCGCGTGTATTTTGTCAAAACTGTGCCAGTCCACTCTATTCTTACCGCAAGGATTTGCCTGATGTGATTCGTTTACGACTTGGGACGGTGACCGAAGGAGAAGTTCCTG
The DNA window shown above is from Acinetobacter colistiniresistens and carries:
- a CDS encoding GFA family protein → MIQGQCLCGAVQYQYHGEIENSILCYCSDCQRAQGSIAGWNSPVEQSKFELITGREQLKEYFHTPNKARVFCQNCASPLYSYRKDLPDVIRLRLGTVTEGEVPAPKEEFFLEHKPNFIELR